TGCCCGGACCGCGATGAGGCCTTGCAGAAAATACTGGAGATGATCCCGCCGGGGGTCACCATCGGCGCGGGCGACTCGGTAACCCTCTCCCAGATAGGCATCCTCGATGAACTGGAGAAGAGGGGCAGCCATCAGGTCTTTGACCCTTTCCGCAAGGATGGAGAGGACTGTATGCCGGATACCTTCCGGGACCTGATTGAGACCGGGAAGCAGGCCCTGGCTACTGACTACTTTCTCACCGGACTGAACGCGATTACCGTGGATGGTAAAATCGTCAACACGGACCGGACGGGGAACCGGGCCAGCGGTCTCATCTTCGGCCCCAAGAAGGTTATCGCCGTGGCCGGTATCAATAAAATCGTGGCTAATTTAGAGGAAGCCCTGGCACGGGTAAAAGAGGTGGCCGCCCCGCTGAATGCCTACCGCCATCACATCAAGCATGAAATGGACACCCCTCCCTGCGCCATTACCGGAACTTGCGCTGACTGCCGTCACCCGCGGCGTATTTGCTGCTACACGGTAATCGTTGAATACCAGATCACGCCGCGTATCGAGCTGGTAATCGTCGGGGAAGATCTGGGGATATAGAACCGGTGCTGTCTTTAAGACTCGCTTTCTTCTGCATCATCTCCGGGAGAAGGCACGTTGTGGGGACGACCCAAGAAATACTTTTCCGCGGTAAATGGTGAGTACCCTTCGGAGACTTTCTTGCCATCCTCAAAGATCTCCAGCGCCGCCCCGCATACTGAACAGGTCTGATTCCTGGGAAAGCGTAATGCCCAGCCAACAGTACGATAGCCACACTTTGGACATCTACCTTCCATCATTACCTATGTTATAATATCCCGCTTCTCAGTATGTCAACCTGACTCAGCGCGGGCAGGGAATCTATTTTAGGCCCGCCCGGGTCTGCAACTACCCTGTTTCAACTGTTTTCAGGGAAATTCAGGGCGGTACCCGGTAGTTGACCGGTAAATATTTCAGTAATGGTAGCAGAAACTCATTGACCGCAGGTTCGGCAACTGGTAGGATTAACTGCGGATTATTGCCAACAACCGGTGAATGTCGATGGCTGTCATTGTGACACAACACCTGACCAAGAAATTTAGCGACCTGGTGGCGGTAGACGACGTTAACCTGGAGATAGCGGAGAATGAGTGTTTCGGTTTGCTGGGGCCTAATGGCGCCGGTAAGACCACCCTTATCAGGATGATAACCGCCGTCTCACCGCCTACCGCAGGCGATATCCACATCACAGGTAAAGACCTGAGAATGCACTCGCGCCAGATAAAAGCGATGCTGGGGGTAGTGCCCCAGATTGATAACCTGGACGAGGACCTGACGGTACTTCAGAACCTGACCACCTTTGCCCGCTACTTTTCCATACCCGGGGATGAAGCCCGCCGCCGCAGTCTGGAGATACTGAGTCTGTTCCAGCTCGAGGGCAGGCGCAACAGCCACATCAGAGAGCTGTCCGGCGGTATGAAACGGCGCCTGCTGCTGGCCAGGGGATTGATCAACCGTCCCAGGATCATCATCCTTGACGAGCCGTCAATAGGGCTTGACCCCCAGGCCAAACACCTGGTATGGCAAAAACTGGAAGAATTGAAAACTCAGGGGGTCACCCAGCTTCTGTGCACCCAGAACATGGAAGAAGCCGCCGTTCTCTGTGACCGGGTGGCCATAATGCACCAGGGCAAGATACTGACCCAGGACAGTCCCCAGGCCCTCATTTCCCGGTACGCCGGCGATGAGGTACTGGAGATAGAGGCAAACTCAGGTAACCGGAGCCAGATTATCAAGACGCTGACCGATTACAGGCTCGACTTTACTGACCTGGGCTACGTAATCCACGTCTTCGACGCTGCCGGAGACGGTTCCAGAGAGCTGAGCACTTTAACCGCGCACACCTGGCGGAAACCGGCGACATTAGAGGACGTCTTTTTCAAACTCACCGGGAGCGTGCTATCCGAATGAACCTTTTAAACTTATCGGGGGGATATTATCCGGAGGAACCTTTTTAAGCTCGCCGGCAAGATACCCGGTTAGGGAAACAGTCCCGGATAATCCGGGGGACATGAAGTAGTATGAGAATCTTTTCCTGGCGGTTTATACGGATGTGGCAGCGGAACCGGGATGTCTTCCTGAACCTGTGGCACTCGGAAGCGCCCGGTTTTATCGCTGAACCCATCATGGTGATACTGGCCATGGGGCTGGGACTGGGGGCTTATATCGGCCTGGTCGAGGGCCAGCGTTACATCGAGTTTATCGTGCCCGGTATCATCGCCAGTTACGGAATGTTCAGCGCCAGCTTCGAGTGTACCTACGGCAGCTTCGTCCGCATGGAATACCGCAAGGTTTATGACGCCATCCTGGCCACGCCGCTTGACGTGGAAGACGTCATCGCCGGGGAAATATTCTGGGGAGCCACCCGTTCCCTCATCACCGGGACCACAATTTTAGTCATCGCCACTATCTTTGGGCTGGTGACTTCACCCTGGGCGCTGCTGATACCGGTGCTTTCCTTAATATCCGGAATAATGTTCTCCGCCATCGCCGTCACCTTCACTTCCCTGGTGCCCTCTTTTTACAGCTTTAACTATTATTACACCCTCTTTATCACGCCCATGTTCTTTTTCAGCGGGGTTTTCTTCCCGCTCTCAAATTTCCCCGATATCGTTCAGAGACTGAGCTGGATAGTACCCCTGACCCCGGTGGTCAAGCTCTCCAGAGCCCTGGTCTGGGGAGAGTTCCAGCCTGACCTGCTCACCGCCCTGGGCATCATCGCCGTAGCTACGGCCGTCTTCTTCCCCTTGTCTCTGGTGATGATGAAACGGCGACTGACTGTATAGAGCTTATGTCCGCTCTTTACCTTTAGCACCAGTCCGGTATTTGGCCGATAAAGTCATTACCCGCTCAGGCATCTATTTAGTTTAGCGTGTATTCTTCTATCCGGTGAACTCAGTAATGACCTGTGCTATAATTCGGGCTGTGTATCTTACCGGTGAGCTAATATGACTGAGACTATCAATCTGTCAGCTAAAATCGAGGAAAAACTGCCCGCCGAACTGGTCGACTTTATGCGGCAGGCGGGTGAGGCGGCCACTGCACGAGGGCAGAAGCTGTACCTGGTTGGCGGGGTGGTGCGTGACCTGCTCCTGGGGCGCGCCAATCTTGACCTTGACCTGGTGCTGGAGGGTGACGCCATCAGCCTGGCAGAACAGCTGGCGGGGACCGGTGGCAGGAGATTGAAGACCCACCCCCGTTTCGGCACCGCTAAAGTGCAGTGGCAGCGGTGGAGCGTTGACCTGACCACCGCCCGCTCCGAGACCTACGATAAGCCCGGAGCGCTTCCAAAGGTAAAGCCCGGCTCCCTGGCCGACGACCTTTTCCGGCGCGATTTCACCATCAATGCCATGGCGGTAGAGCTGGCTCCCGGTAGCTACGGCCATCTGATTGACCCCTACCGGGGCTTGGATGACCTGGGAAGTAAATTGGTACGTATTCTGCACCCGGTGAGCTTTATTGACGATTCTACGCGTATCTGGCGCGGGTTGCGTTACGAGCAACGCCTGGACTTCCACCTGGAGGCGGATACTTTACGACTGCTGAAGCGGGACGTGCCGATGCTGGATACCATCAGCGGCGACCGCCTGCGTCATGAGCTGGAGATGGTTTTGCGGGAGGAGCGCCCCGAAAAGGTGCTGCGCCGCGCCGGGGAACTGGGTGTACTGTCCCAATTGTATCCCGGCCTCACAGGCGACGACTGGCTGGCGGAGAAGTATGCAGACGCCCGTACAGCGGGTTCTTCATCCGTGGAGGT
The sequence above is a segment of the Dehalococcoidales bacterium genome. Coding sequences within it:
- a CDS encoding lactate utilization protein — its product is MTIETDMSREEAWFKEKLARRCLTAMEKHNIPGHYCPDRDEALQKILEMIPPGVTIGAGDSVTLSQIGILDELEKRGSHQVFDPFRKDGEDCMPDTFRDLIETGKQALATDYFLTGLNAITVDGKIVNTDRTGNRASGLIFGPKKVIAVAGINKIVANLEEALARVKEVAAPLNAYRHHIKHEMDTPPCAITGTCADCRHPRRICCYTVIVEYQITPRIELVIVGEDLGI
- a CDS encoding ABC transporter ATP-binding protein — its product is MAVIVTQHLTKKFSDLVAVDDVNLEIAENECFGLLGPNGAGKTTLIRMITAVSPPTAGDIHITGKDLRMHSRQIKAMLGVVPQIDNLDEDLTVLQNLTTFARYFSIPGDEARRRSLEILSLFQLEGRRNSHIRELSGGMKRRLLLARGLINRPRIIILDEPSIGLDPQAKHLVWQKLEELKTQGVTQLLCTQNMEEAAVLCDRVAIMHQGKILTQDSPQALISRYAGDEVLEIEANSGNRSQIIKTLTDYRLDFTDLGYVIHVFDAAGDGSRELSTLTAHTWRKPATLEDVFFKLTGSVLSE
- a CDS encoding ABC transporter permease, with protein sequence MRIFSWRFIRMWQRNRDVFLNLWHSEAPGFIAEPIMVILAMGLGLGAYIGLVEGQRYIEFIVPGIIASYGMFSASFECTYGSFVRMEYRKVYDAILATPLDVEDVIAGEIFWGATRSLITGTTILVIATIFGLVTSPWALLIPVLSLISGIMFSAIAVTFTSLVPSFYSFNYYYTLFITPMFFFSGVFFPLSNFPDIVQRLSWIVPLTPVVKLSRALVWGEFQPDLLTALGIIAVATAVFFPLSLVMMKRRLTV
- a CDS encoding CCA tRNA nucleotidyltransferase, which translates into the protein MTETINLSAKIEEKLPAELVDFMRQAGEAATARGQKLYLVGGVVRDLLLGRANLDLDLVLEGDAISLAEQLAGTGGRRLKTHPRFGTAKVQWQRWSVDLTTARSETYDKPGALPKVKPGSLADDLFRRDFTINAMAVELAPGSYGHLIDPYRGLDDLGSKLVRILHPVSFIDDSTRIWRGLRYEQRLDFHLEADTLRLLKRDVPMLDTISGDRLRHELEMVLREERPEKVLRRAGELGVLSQLYPGLTGDDWLAEKYADARTAGSSSVEVYLALLAYRLTGEETEGLISRLRLPNPLARTLRETVSLKARLPLLADAKIAPSRIYRLLEGNSLPAITASLLAADSAVARQHIRLYLDRLRYVRPTLTGRDLQQMGIAPGPRMKEILERLHEARLDGKVTSKKGEEEMVRGWIF